Proteins encoded by one window of Chondromyces crocatus:
- a CDS encoding OmpH family outer membrane protein: protein MHSPATRSTDSLTTRLFGRGRTAALAVALGLGAATLLAPESAAAQGKSAVIDVRRAMLETEEGLRVQATLRKIFDSRQVELDGKQRSLSEEQEKIEKEDRAGKTPKDQLARRRENLQRQAAEFQAVYVEAQREMQRKENELTTPILQKVLGVVRRLASQEGYEMIMEKSAVPYYRADLEITDRVIQMYNAGAAGDAAPAKPGATPPAAPKAPAKPAAPAAPAPKKP from the coding sequence ATGCATTCCCCGGCAACTCGGTCCACCGACTCCCTCACCACGCGCCTCTTCGGCCGGGGCCGCACCGCCGCCCTCGCCGTCGCGCTCGGCCTCGGCGCCGCCACGCTCCTCGCGCCCGAGAGCGCAGCAGCGCAGGGCAAGAGCGCCGTCATCGACGTCCGCCGCGCGATGCTCGAGACCGAGGAGGGCCTGCGCGTCCAGGCCACGCTCCGCAAGATCTTCGACAGCCGCCAGGTCGAACTCGACGGCAAGCAGCGCTCCCTTTCCGAGGAGCAGGAGAAGATCGAGAAAGAGGACCGCGCCGGCAAGACCCCGAAGGACCAGCTGGCCCGTCGCCGCGAGAACCTCCAGCGCCAGGCGGCCGAATTCCAGGCCGTCTACGTCGAGGCCCAGCGCGAGATGCAGCGCAAAGAGAACGAGCTGACCACCCCCATCCTCCAGAAGGTCCTGGGTGTCGTTCGCCGCCTCGCCTCGCAAGAGGGCTACGAGATGATCATGGAGAAGTCGGCCGTCCCCTACTACCGCGCCGACCTCGAGATCACCGACCGCGTCATCCAGATGTACAACGCCGGCGCTGCTGGCGACGCCGCCCCGGCCAAGCCCGGCGCGACCCCTCCGGCGGCCCCCAAGGCGCCTGCGAAGCCCGCGGCGCCCGCAGCCCCCGCCCCCAAGAAGCCCTGA
- a CDS encoding serine/threonine-protein kinase PknK: MIDARAGSGGMGDIYKGVDRETGTPVAIKLLRPIASDQERARFAREVAVLAELRHPNIVQYIAHGTWHDGRLFFAMEWLDGEDLGQRQRRAPLGMRDAVEVVRRSAAAMAAIHARGVVHRDLKLSNIFLLRGRGTAVKLIDFGVVKPQVPDEYPTERGTIIGTPHFMAPEQARGEPIDARADVYSLGSVLFRLITGRNVFETEHVIALLGRLVLEDPPRAQHVRFDVPEALDDLIARCIARDRNERFEDGGELSRALARVAAHVVDNDPPATDRSASAVRKATQVPESKPLSSTSDVGTPSRPGSSERRVVACVLYDLGGATISPDLDASLRDLLGDDARIETLASGQVVTLLGTERSRGDEAMRAARAGLTVARALPSARIAVAMGRATRGRQSLAGEALDRAARQLEATSPGTVRLDASARTALEGRFVIQEDTQGGVLLQEDPLGVGGRRLLGRPSPTVGRDHEITLLQGIYSDVLADRTPRAVLVTGAAGIGKSRVCSDIIQRLEASAQPPLVMLSRGDPMSRSASLSGFGRALRAMMGIHDGESHDVQVQKVTYHVSTRLPRPLRFLSAFLGEIVGVPFPDDGDEPLRAARASAQIMQSRMRMALEAYVRSQAERAPLLAVIDDLHWIDDTTLDLVDWLLGCTELPFVVFAFGRPESEARHPHLWERRNVTRLALPPLSPHAADRLVAAVLTGSTPAVRAARAAIVQRAGGNALFLEELVRSVAEGRDEIPMTVQALVQLRLDRLPTDAREVLRAASVFGHAFWTSGVEALLARPIDTELSALEASEIITRQPHARIAGQVEWMFSQTLVRDVVYASLLDEDRAALHLAAGTWLEAAGDVDAALIARHADAGGDLQRAAALYAQATHHALLHGAELVTALELAHRGLACGAEGVLRTQLLLDKAHAHAGMGQLSEGIQAAQEAAHLAPPDSELWGEAHRLAASTLIEAGRSAEGDAIATWAARPDIAPSLSPALRASLLAVRVRSLYDLDRPREALDVARHAVDIARASGAPVAVTRALDALLFAMPAGEVSDAIATGHSLIQAAEAAGDTAIATRARLNTASMLNQVGLFEDAQAMLMHALGDARDRRMRILEAAALHNLGMSHARVGKMDSGVEYERQAGLIADECHAARLRIHTRTYEIIFLIWRSAPGDLATALALSGRLQEETSRHPALQLGSWFALARVQLARQAYEAALPAAREAYQRLAAGPVEEWEEYTRLTLVESLLAVGLTTEADAVLDEAFRSLLDRAQRIHNPYQRSAFLRRNDEVDRLLQLARERLGRVLPPLDPVNDHRTPTMGPGTTT; encoded by the coding sequence GTGATCGATGCACGCGCCGGCAGTGGCGGGATGGGGGACATCTACAAAGGCGTCGACCGGGAGACGGGCACCCCGGTCGCGATCAAGCTCCTCCGCCCCATCGCGTCGGATCAGGAACGCGCCCGCTTCGCCCGCGAGGTCGCCGTCCTCGCGGAGCTTCGCCACCCCAACATCGTCCAGTACATCGCGCACGGCACCTGGCACGACGGCCGCCTCTTCTTCGCCATGGAGTGGCTCGACGGAGAAGACCTCGGCCAGCGCCAGCGGCGGGCCCCTCTCGGCATGCGCGATGCCGTGGAGGTCGTCCGACGCAGCGCCGCGGCCATGGCCGCCATCCATGCGCGCGGCGTCGTCCACCGCGACCTGAAGCTGTCCAACATCTTCCTCCTTCGCGGCCGCGGCACCGCCGTCAAGCTCATCGACTTCGGCGTGGTCAAGCCCCAGGTCCCCGACGAGTACCCCACCGAGCGCGGCACCATCATCGGGACCCCTCATTTCATGGCGCCCGAGCAAGCCCGCGGAGAGCCCATCGACGCCCGCGCCGACGTCTACTCGCTCGGCTCCGTCCTCTTCCGCCTGATCACCGGTCGCAACGTCTTCGAGACCGAGCACGTGATCGCCCTCCTCGGTCGGCTCGTCCTCGAAGATCCCCCGCGCGCCCAGCACGTCCGCTTCGACGTCCCCGAGGCCCTCGACGACCTGATCGCCCGGTGCATCGCCCGCGATCGCAACGAGCGCTTCGAGGACGGCGGCGAACTCTCCCGCGCCCTCGCCCGGGTCGCCGCCCACGTCGTCGACAACGACCCCCCCGCCACGGATCGCTCGGCCTCCGCCGTCCGCAAGGCCACGCAGGTCCCCGAGTCCAAGCCCCTCTCCTCCACCAGCGACGTCGGGACGCCCTCCCGCCCTGGCTCCAGCGAGCGCCGCGTCGTCGCCTGCGTCCTCTACGATCTCGGCGGCGCCACCATCTCTCCCGATCTCGACGCCTCCCTCCGCGACCTCCTCGGCGACGACGCCCGCATCGAGACCCTCGCGAGCGGCCAGGTCGTCACCCTCCTCGGGACGGAGCGCTCCCGCGGTGACGAGGCCATGCGGGCTGCGCGCGCCGGCCTCACCGTCGCCCGAGCGCTCCCTTCTGCCCGCATCGCCGTGGCCATGGGTCGCGCCACCCGCGGTCGCCAGAGCCTCGCCGGCGAAGCCCTCGATCGCGCCGCACGCCAGCTCGAAGCCACCTCACCTGGCACCGTCCGCCTCGACGCCTCCGCGCGCACTGCGCTCGAAGGCCGCTTCGTCATCCAGGAAGACACGCAAGGTGGCGTCCTCCTCCAGGAAGATCCCCTCGGCGTCGGAGGCCGCCGCTTGCTCGGCCGCCCCTCCCCCACCGTCGGCCGCGATCACGAGATCACGCTCCTCCAGGGCATCTACAGCGACGTCCTCGCCGACCGCACCCCGCGCGCCGTCCTCGTCACGGGTGCCGCGGGCATCGGCAAGAGCCGCGTCTGCTCCGACATCATCCAGCGCCTCGAGGCGTCGGCCCAGCCCCCGCTCGTCATGCTCTCCCGCGGCGACCCCATGAGCCGCAGCGCGAGCCTCTCCGGCTTCGGCCGCGCCCTGCGCGCGATGATGGGCATCCACGACGGCGAGAGCCACGACGTGCAGGTGCAGAAGGTCACCTACCACGTCTCCACCCGCCTGCCGCGCCCCCTCAGGTTCCTCTCCGCGTTCCTCGGCGAGATCGTCGGCGTCCCCTTCCCCGACGACGGCGACGAGCCGCTCCGCGCCGCGCGCGCCAGCGCCCAGATCATGCAGTCGCGCATGCGCATGGCCCTGGAGGCGTACGTCCGCTCCCAGGCCGAGCGCGCCCCGCTCCTCGCCGTGATCGACGACCTCCACTGGATCGACGACACCACCCTCGACCTCGTCGACTGGCTCCTCGGCTGCACCGAGCTGCCCTTCGTCGTCTTCGCCTTCGGCCGCCCCGAGAGCGAGGCCCGCCACCCCCACCTGTGGGAACGGCGCAACGTCACCCGCCTCGCCCTCCCCCCGCTCTCTCCCCACGCCGCCGACCGCCTCGTCGCCGCCGTGCTCACCGGCAGCACGCCCGCCGTCCGCGCCGCTCGCGCCGCCATCGTCCAGCGCGCTGGCGGCAACGCCCTCTTCCTCGAAGAACTCGTCCGCAGCGTCGCCGAGGGCCGCGACGAGATCCCCATGACCGTGCAGGCCCTCGTGCAGCTCCGCCTGGATCGCCTCCCCACCGACGCACGCGAGGTCCTGCGCGCCGCCTCCGTCTTCGGCCACGCCTTCTGGACCTCGGGCGTCGAAGCCCTTCTCGCACGCCCCATCGACACCGAACTCTCCGCCCTGGAGGCCAGCGAGATCATCACCCGCCAGCCCCACGCCCGGATCGCCGGCCAGGTCGAGTGGATGTTCAGCCAGACCCTGGTGCGCGACGTCGTCTACGCCTCCCTCCTCGACGAGGATCGCGCCGCCCTCCACCTCGCCGCCGGCACCTGGCTCGAAGCCGCCGGTGACGTCGACGCCGCCCTCATCGCCCGCCACGCCGACGCAGGCGGCGATCTCCAGCGCGCCGCGGCCCTCTACGCGCAGGCCACCCACCACGCCCTCCTCCACGGCGCCGAGCTGGTCACCGCCCTCGAACTCGCCCACCGCGGCCTCGCCTGTGGCGCCGAGGGCGTGCTGCGCACCCAGCTCCTCCTCGACAAAGCCCACGCCCACGCCGGCATGGGCCAGCTCTCCGAGGGCATCCAGGCCGCCCAGGAAGCCGCGCACCTCGCTCCCCCCGACTCCGAACTCTGGGGCGAAGCCCACCGCCTCGCCGCCAGCACCCTCATCGAGGCGGGCCGGAGCGCCGAAGGCGACGCCATCGCCACCTGGGCAGCGCGCCCCGACATCGCCCCGTCCCTCTCCCCCGCCCTCCGCGCCTCCCTCCTCGCCGTGCGCGTCCGCAGCCTCTACGATCTCGACCGCCCCCGCGAAGCCCTCGACGTCGCGCGCCACGCCGTCGACATCGCCCGCGCCTCCGGCGCCCCCGTCGCCGTCACCCGCGCCCTCGACGCCCTCCTCTTCGCCATGCCCGCGGGCGAGGTCTCCGACGCCATCGCCACCGGCCACTCCCTCATCCAGGCCGCCGAGGCCGCCGGCGACACCGCCATCGCCACCCGCGCCCGCCTCAACACCGCCTCCATGCTCAACCAGGTCGGCCTCTTCGAGGACGCCCAGGCCATGCTCATGCACGCCCTCGGCGACGCCCGCGACCGGCGCATGCGCATCCTCGAAGCCGCCGCCTTGCACAACCTCGGCATGTCCCACGCCCGCGTCGGCAAGATGGACAGCGGCGTCGAGTACGAGCGCCAGGCCGGCCTCATCGCCGACGAGTGCCACGCCGCCCGCCTGCGCATCCACACCCGCACTTACGAGATCATCTTCCTCATCTGGCGCAGCGCCCCGGGAGACCTGGCCACCGCCCTCGCCCTCTCGGGCCGCCTCCAGGAAGAGACCAGCCGCCACCCGGCCCTCCAGCTCGGCTCCTGGTTCGCCCTCGCCCGCGTGCAGCTCGCCCGACAGGCCTACGAAGCGGCCCTCCCCGCCGCCCGCGAGGCTTACCAGCGCCTCGCAGCCGGCCCCGTCGAGGAATGGGAAGAGTACACCCGCCTCACCCTCGTCGAGTCCCTCCTCGCCGTCGGCCTCACCACCGAAGCCGACGCCGTCCTCGACGAGGCCTTCCGTTCCCTCCTCGATCGCGCCCAGCGCATCCACAACCCCTACCAGCGCAGCGCTTTCCTCCGTCGCAACGACGAGGTCGACAGGCTCTTGCAGCTCGCCCGCGAGCGCCTCGGCCGCGTCCTTCCCCCCCTCGACCCCGTGAACGACCACCGCACCCCCACCATGGGGCCTGGCACCACCACCTGA
- a CDS encoding PP2C family protein-serine/threonine phosphatase, producing MTAPRRRSGPDYEDEEEIDHKDEDDDLTLITLTPPEVINSPISRPSSPSYGDEEEEAREEREIEQPSAVPIIYDDDAAIDEPTSSSPLVLISAVGQTHLGQKRRKNEDCYLCMDDYHLFAVADGMGGHKGGDVASRLAVETIQKAFEEANWTEEAPYPDVPRRGSELATAIQRANKTVYDASQVDRSLMGMGTTLISARFSPNKQRLYVGHVGDSRCYRLRDGELRQLTTDHTMGAAGITGPLANHLSRALGVASAVKIDLVIARPRPGDVYLLCSDGLSKMATDDAIQDVLVAQPDPEKAAAALIDRANEGGGRDNITVILVRVSDPKDLAQIVKRAS from the coding sequence GTGACCGCCCCGCGACGGCGCAGCGGACCCGACTACGAAGACGAAGAAGAAATCGATCACAAGGACGAGGACGACGACCTCACCTTGATCACCCTCACCCCGCCCGAGGTCATCAACTCGCCCATCTCGCGCCCCAGCTCGCCCTCCTACGGGGACGAAGAAGAGGAAGCCCGCGAGGAGCGTGAGATCGAGCAGCCCTCGGCGGTGCCGATCATCTACGACGATGACGCGGCCATCGACGAGCCCACCAGCTCCTCCCCGCTCGTCCTCATCAGCGCCGTCGGGCAGACCCACCTGGGTCAGAAGCGCCGCAAGAACGAGGACTGCTACCTCTGCATGGATGACTACCACCTGTTCGCCGTCGCCGATGGCATGGGTGGTCACAAGGGGGGCGACGTGGCGAGCCGCCTCGCCGTCGAGACCATCCAGAAGGCCTTCGAGGAAGCGAACTGGACGGAGGAGGCGCCGTACCCGGATGTCCCCCGACGCGGCAGTGAACTCGCCACGGCCATCCAGCGCGCCAACAAGACGGTGTACGACGCTTCTCAGGTGGACCGCTCCCTCATGGGCATGGGGACCACGCTGATCAGCGCTCGCTTCTCACCCAACAAGCAGCGCCTCTACGTGGGCCACGTCGGTGATAGCCGGTGCTATCGCCTGCGCGATGGTGAGCTGCGCCAGCTCACGACCGATCACACCATGGGCGCTGCGGGCATCACGGGTCCGCTCGCGAACCACCTGAGCCGCGCGCTCGGCGTGGCCTCTGCGGTGAAGATCGATCTGGTGATCGCGCGCCCGCGTCCCGGAGACGTCTACCTGCTCTGCTCCGACGGCCTCTCCAAGATGGCCACCGACGACGCCATCCAGGACGTCCTCGTCGCACAACCCGATCCCGAGAAGGCGGCGGCTGCCTTGATCGACCGCGCAAACGAGGGTGGCGGGCGTGACAACATCACCGTCATCCTGGTCCGCGTCAGCGATCCCAAGGACCTCGCCCAGATCGTCAAGCGCGCCAGCTGA
- a CDS encoding serine/threonine-protein kinase translates to MPPVLGAYQLGRRLGAGTMGVVHEAIDRRNGHRVALKTLERLDPAGLYRLKHEFRVAADLSHPNLVALHELVCDQGIWFFTMELVEGENFLEHLAAHRSDATRRAPSARRNGGPPDVHRTWQSGRLRALFSSPGVRGVRARNGLVRPVDPASDTNLQQSPRPRGPASRLDALRAALLQLVCAIDALHRAGKVHRDIKPANLLITPGGRLVVLDFGLTSATGERDGRNGEGTPGYMAPEQAHDATASPASDWYAVGGVLYHALTGQLPFAGSALDILSAKLAGEPRPPSAITQGVPPDLDALCVSLLRRVPAERPTAPELLHALLAHGSAPTSRTPCITHWAPCIDPAASQDTLTEPPDGLLIGRARALDELIDTYRTLEPGKPAWIHVRGPAGIGKTTLLRAFTHRVRCEASPLDPPSSPPLPSIPPAPPAPRALSPERTDPTLASLEDAPPMTVRTVRREPCAASWAPRGWRDPSGPASPPEKGPVVLSSRCHDREDFPFKLLDGIVDALSQLFGGPGTAALSPDAAHQERALDAARACTALQPAEACALLRVFPVLAHVAPLLERAGAAASAVFPRGPLADLQGASLKRKATTALRSLLCALTSRAPLLLLLDDLQWGDPQSAEMLREILRPPGAPTLLLITAHRTGLRRDPRDTEPPACTALAATLAVTTVIELGALSRHESRQLAQALLHEDRRVEGDQGCPAAVAQAERIALESGGCPRWLEALASHARHGGRPLLQEVIATRIEALPVEARKLLALVASAPAPLPRSAVLAAAGADASRTLQLLSSAGLIVLDAGPTGPLVRASHPRPCAQHLATAHPPTRALPCDSAPFTQLGEP, encoded by the coding sequence ATGCCCCCTGTCCTGGGCGCGTACCAGCTCGGTCGGCGCCTCGGCGCGGGCACCATGGGGGTCGTCCACGAGGCCATCGATCGCCGGAACGGACACCGGGTCGCCCTCAAGACGCTGGAGCGCCTGGACCCGGCCGGTCTCTACCGCCTGAAGCACGAGTTCCGTGTGGCGGCGGACCTCTCTCACCCCAACCTCGTCGCCCTCCACGAGCTGGTCTGCGACCAGGGGATCTGGTTTTTCACGATGGAACTCGTGGAAGGAGAGAACTTCCTCGAACACCTCGCAGCGCACCGCTCCGACGCCACGCGCCGCGCCCCCTCGGCGCGACGCAACGGCGGGCCACCCGACGTCCATCGCACATGGCAGAGCGGGCGCCTGCGAGCCCTCTTCTCATCACCAGGCGTTCGCGGCGTTCGCGCGCGGAACGGCCTTGTCCGGCCGGTCGACCCTGCATCGGACACCAACCTCCAGCAGTCTCCTCGCCCCCGCGGCCCAGCGTCGCGGCTCGACGCGCTCCGCGCAGCGCTCCTCCAGCTCGTGTGCGCCATCGATGCACTCCACCGCGCAGGGAAGGTCCATCGAGACATCAAGCCGGCCAACTTGCTGATCACCCCTGGCGGGCGCCTCGTGGTGCTCGACTTCGGCCTGACCAGCGCCACAGGAGAGCGAGACGGGCGCAACGGGGAAGGGACCCCTGGGTACATGGCGCCGGAGCAGGCCCATGACGCGACCGCGAGCCCCGCGAGCGACTGGTACGCCGTCGGAGGCGTGCTCTACCACGCACTCACGGGCCAGCTCCCTTTCGCTGGCTCCGCGCTCGACATCCTGAGCGCCAAGCTCGCAGGGGAACCGCGGCCCCCTTCGGCGATCACCCAGGGCGTTCCCCCTGATCTCGACGCCCTGTGCGTCTCCCTTCTTCGCCGCGTCCCTGCCGAGCGCCCCACCGCGCCCGAGCTCCTGCACGCCCTCCTGGCCCACGGCAGCGCGCCCACCTCCCGGACTCCCTGCATCACGCACTGGGCTCCGTGCATCGATCCCGCAGCTTCTCAGGACACGCTGACCGAGCCCCCCGATGGCCTCCTCATCGGGCGCGCCCGAGCGCTGGACGAACTCATCGACACCTACCGCACTCTCGAACCGGGCAAGCCTGCCTGGATCCACGTGCGTGGCCCGGCGGGCATCGGCAAGACGACGCTCCTTCGAGCCTTCACACATCGGGTCCGATGCGAAGCCTCCCCGCTCGACCCTCCTTCTTCCCCTCCGCTCCCCTCCATTCCCCCGGCTCCCCCCGCGCCTCGCGCGCTTTCACCGGAGCGCACCGACCCGACGCTCGCTTCACTCGAGGACGCCCCCCCCATGACGGTACGCACGGTCCGACGTGAGCCCTGCGCTGCGAGCTGGGCTCCCCGCGGCTGGCGCGATCCGAGCGGCCCCGCCTCGCCTCCGGAGAAAGGCCCGGTGGTCCTCAGCAGCCGCTGCCACGACCGCGAAGACTTCCCCTTCAAGCTCCTCGACGGCATCGTCGATGCGCTGAGCCAGCTTTTCGGCGGACCTGGAACTGCGGCTCTCTCGCCCGACGCCGCACACCAGGAGCGCGCCCTCGACGCCGCACGCGCCTGCACTGCACTCCAGCCTGCGGAAGCTTGCGCCCTCCTGAGGGTCTTCCCTGTCCTCGCCCACGTCGCGCCCTTGCTGGAGAGGGCAGGCGCCGCAGCATCCGCCGTGTTCCCCCGAGGTCCCCTCGCCGACCTCCAGGGAGCCTCTCTGAAGAGAAAGGCGACCACCGCCCTCCGATCGCTGCTCTGCGCCCTCACCTCCCGCGCCCCCCTCCTCCTTCTCCTGGACGATCTGCAATGGGGCGACCCCCAGAGCGCCGAGATGCTCCGAGAGATCCTCCGTCCGCCAGGCGCCCCCACCCTCCTCCTCATCACTGCGCACCGCACGGGGCTCCGGCGAGACCCACGCGACACCGAGCCCCCCGCTTGTACCGCGCTCGCCGCCACGCTCGCCGTCACCACGGTCATCGAGCTCGGCGCCCTCTCCCGCCACGAGTCCCGACAGCTCGCCCAGGCGCTTCTTCACGAGGACCGCAGGGTGGAGGGAGACCAAGGCTGCCCCGCCGCGGTCGCACAGGCGGAGCGCATCGCCCTGGAATCGGGCGGCTGCCCGCGCTGGCTGGAGGCGCTGGCATCGCATGCCCGTCACGGAGGCCGCCCGCTCCTCCAGGAGGTCATCGCGACCCGCATCGAAGCGCTCCCTGTCGAAGCGCGAAAGCTCCTCGCGCTCGTCGCCTCTGCCCCGGCGCCCTTGCCACGCAGCGCGGTGCTCGCTGCCGCTGGAGCCGACGCGTCACGGACCCTCCAGCTTCTCTCGTCCGCAGGGCTGATAGTACTTGACGCCGGCCCGACAGGTCCTCTCGTGCGCGCCTCGCACCCGCGACCATGCGCCCAGCACCTCGCCACGGCGCATCCCCCGACACGCGCTCTACCCTGCGATTCTGCGCCATTCACGCAGCTCGGTGAGCCCTGA
- a CDS encoding YncE family protein, whose protein sequence is MILSRATLRWPRAMSAGAAVALVVGTAAAGCFTVDAGNAPPRDSFYFPTGLAISPGGQALFVANSDFDLRYNGGTVQALALANEGGLRERALCIQGALSKFSPLPGESEEAAASFRSSCEALLQAGGARPLPCGNLGKNPNPVLYPGPCAPLGVEPFITRSAIIGAFASGAVLVHPPEGQGEGARLFIPVRGDPSVSFFDIEDDRSCAAEPGACDRPVRLDCGADGEGRCGADFRVGENPYESPRALRLPLEPVGLAAGATGNAIVTAHQTQTAASLILNSWTSKPVLTYVLSGLADGPTEVAALPTPGLAAACGDAISYQPGFLMTYRAAPVLDLLRYEADAGSAPPRGYLTRASRLNISVNTNGTDSRGIAVDDSERRTCEVACDAQWQACEPGCSGERLSCLAACTEIPVRFFVANRSPASLLVGQVRTVPVTFEGAPGESDRVCGPQRFTSAYEIMELQDSVALSYGASRVSLGHIIGKDGTPQLRVFAVAFDSRFIFSYDPAARRVDAIIRTGRGPHSIAFDTFAPTGEAGSGSQRRAHSFMYVAHFTDSYIGVVDLDARRPESFGSMVLTLGNPQSPQESQ, encoded by the coding sequence ATGATTCTTAGCCGCGCAACCCTCCGCTGGCCGCGCGCGATGAGCGCCGGAGCTGCGGTCGCTCTCGTCGTCGGGACTGCGGCTGCGGGGTGCTTCACCGTCGACGCAGGGAACGCACCGCCGCGCGACAGCTTCTACTTTCCCACCGGGCTCGCGATCTCGCCCGGCGGGCAGGCCCTTTTCGTCGCGAACTCCGACTTCGACCTCCGGTACAACGGTGGCACCGTGCAGGCGCTCGCGCTGGCGAACGAGGGCGGCCTGAGAGAGCGCGCGCTCTGTATCCAGGGCGCTCTGTCGAAGTTCTCGCCGCTGCCAGGGGAGAGCGAAGAGGCCGCGGCGAGCTTCCGGTCGTCGTGCGAGGCGCTGCTTCAAGCGGGAGGGGCGAGGCCTCTCCCGTGCGGCAACCTGGGCAAGAACCCGAACCCGGTGCTCTACCCGGGGCCTTGCGCTCCGCTGGGGGTCGAGCCCTTCATCACGCGCTCCGCCATCATCGGCGCTTTTGCTTCGGGAGCGGTCCTGGTGCATCCCCCGGAAGGACAAGGGGAGGGGGCGCGTCTGTTCATTCCGGTGCGAGGCGACCCGTCGGTCTCGTTCTTCGACATCGAAGACGATCGGTCGTGCGCCGCAGAACCAGGCGCTTGTGATCGCCCGGTCCGCCTCGACTGTGGAGCGGACGGCGAAGGGCGATGCGGCGCCGATTTCCGGGTCGGCGAGAACCCGTATGAGAGCCCGCGCGCCCTGCGGTTGCCGCTGGAGCCCGTGGGCCTGGCCGCAGGCGCCACGGGGAACGCGATCGTCACGGCGCATCAGACGCAGACGGCGGCCAGCCTGATCCTGAACTCGTGGACCTCCAAGCCCGTGCTCACGTACGTGCTCTCGGGTCTTGCGGACGGCCCGACCGAGGTGGCTGCCCTGCCGACGCCAGGGTTGGCGGCGGCATGCGGGGACGCGATCAGCTACCAGCCCGGGTTTCTGATGACGTACCGCGCCGCCCCGGTCCTCGACCTGCTCCGCTACGAAGCCGACGCAGGTTCCGCGCCGCCCCGCGGCTACCTCACGCGGGCATCACGGCTCAACATCAGCGTGAACACGAACGGGACCGACTCGCGCGGGATCGCCGTCGACGACAGCGAGCGGCGTACGTGCGAGGTGGCGTGCGATGCGCAGTGGCAAGCGTGTGAGCCGGGTTGTTCCGGGGAGCGCCTCTCCTGCCTGGCGGCCTGCACGGAGATCCCTGTCCGGTTCTTCGTGGCGAATCGCTCTCCCGCCTCGCTGCTCGTCGGTCAGGTGCGGACGGTCCCCGTCACCTTCGAGGGCGCTCCGGGTGAGAGCGATCGGGTGTGCGGGCCGCAGCGCTTCACGAGCGCGTACGAGATCATGGAGCTGCAAGACTCGGTGGCGCTGTCCTATGGCGCCTCGCGGGTCTCGCTCGGGCACATCATCGGGAAAGACGGAACACCCCAGCTCAGGGTGTTCGCCGTGGCGTTCGATTCGAGGTTCATCTTCTCGTACGATCCGGCGGCCCGGCGCGTCGATGCCATCATCCGTACGGGGCGAGGGCCTCACTCGATCGCCTTCGACACCTTCGCGCCAACGGGCGAGGCCGGCAGCGGATCGCAGAGGCGGGCTCATTCCTTCATGTATGTCGCGCACTTCACGGACTCGTACATCGGGGTGGTCGATCTCGATGCGCGCCGTCCAGAATCCTTTGGATCCATGGTTCTGACGCTGGGCAACCCGCAGTCGCCTCAGGAGTCGCAATGA